A DNA window from Methanomassiliicoccus luminyensis B10 contains the following coding sequences:
- the nifE gene encoding nitrogenase iron-molybdenum cofactor biosynthesis protein NifE, whose translation MENNSAAGGVACIEERQSSIRTKGPNRGTIACGTDSLAGAVSQRACVYCGARVVLNPVTDAAHLVHGPIGCATYTWDIRGSLSSGSEMYRNSFSTNLKEKDIIFGGEKKLNACIDEVVEKYHPPAVFVYSTCVVGVIGDDLIAVCKSASQRHGIDVIPVESTGFKSGNKMVGYRAAAEALLRLMAPQDGEEIERTSNVNFLGEYNLGGEKWIVERYLNEIGVGVNVAFTGDSTVADLKRAPGAQLNLVQCTGSMHWLASRMEEEYGIPYIDVNFFGSENIDDSLRAVAKALEDEEMARKAEALIAREEEKLRPAIEKYRAKLQGKRAAIYVGGAWKAMSIIRQLRQLGIDVVVSGTQTGRPEEYEEMSTLVDEGTVIIDDANPAELERLVLEKRIDVMIGGVKERVLAYKLGIGFVDHNHDRKDLLSGYEGAARFAREVYITTCSPVWKHLKKAIPEA comes from the coding sequence ATGGAGAACAACAGCGCCGCCGGCGGGGTCGCCTGCATCGAGGAGCGCCAGAGCTCCATTCGGACCAAGGGCCCGAACAGGGGTACCATCGCCTGCGGCACCGACAGCCTGGCCGGGGCGGTCAGCCAGCGCGCCTGCGTCTACTGCGGCGCCAGGGTCGTGCTCAACCCGGTCACCGACGCGGCGCACCTGGTGCACGGCCCCATCGGCTGCGCCACCTATACCTGGGACATCCGGGGCAGCCTTTCCAGCGGCTCCGAGATGTACCGCAACTCCTTCTCCACCAACCTGAAGGAGAAGGACATCATCTTCGGCGGGGAGAAGAAGCTGAACGCCTGCATCGACGAGGTCGTGGAGAAGTACCACCCGCCGGCGGTGTTCGTGTACTCGACCTGCGTGGTGGGCGTCATCGGGGACGACCTGATCGCGGTGTGCAAGAGCGCATCCCAGCGCCACGGCATCGATGTCATCCCGGTCGAATCGACCGGCTTCAAGTCCGGGAACAAGATGGTCGGCTACCGTGCCGCGGCGGAGGCCCTGCTGAGGCTGATGGCCCCCCAGGACGGGGAGGAGATCGAGCGGACCAGCAATGTAAACTTCCTCGGGGAGTACAACCTCGGCGGGGAGAAGTGGATCGTGGAGCGCTACCTGAACGAGATCGGGGTGGGGGTCAACGTGGCCTTCACCGGCGACTCCACGGTCGCGGACCTCAAGAGGGCCCCGGGCGCCCAGCTGAACCTGGTGCAGTGCACCGGGTCGATGCATTGGTTGGCCTCCCGAATGGAGGAGGAGTACGGCATCCCCTACATCGACGTGAACTTCTTCGGTTCCGAGAACATCGACGACAGCCTGCGCGCCGTCGCCAAGGCCCTCGAGGACGAGGAGATGGCCCGAAAAGCGGAGGCACTGATCGCCAGGGAAGAGGAGAAGCTCCGCCCGGCGATAGAGAAGTACCGCGCCAAGCTGCAGGGGAAGCGGGCGGCCATCTACGTCGGCGGGGCCTGGAAGGCCATGTCCATCATCCGGCAGCTCCGGCAACTGGGGATCGACGTGGTGGTCTCGGGCACCCAGACCGGGCGCCCGGAGGAATACGAGGAGATGAGCACCCTGGTGGACGAGGGCACCGTCATCATCGATGACGCCAACCCCGCGGAGCTGGAGCGCCTCGTGCTGGAGAAGAGGATAGACGTCATGATCGGCGGCGTCAAGGAAAGGGTGCTCGCGTACAAGCTGGGCATCGGATTCGTCGACCACAACCATGACCGCAAGGACCTCCTTTCCGGCTACGAGGGCGCGGCGAGGTTCGCCCGTGAGGTGTACATCACCACCTGCTCGCCGGTGTGGAAGCACCTGAAGAAGGCTATTCCGGAGGCCTGA
- a CDS encoding nitrogenase component 1, which produces MSTEAAGPQVRQVNENQCNMCMPLGGVLAFKGIENAMVLVHGSQGCSTYMRLTNVEHFNEPMDIASSSLNEKQTIYGGEANLRKAIDNVIRVYRPKVLGIVTTCLAETIGEDVPAMAERYIGDRGTEDLEIIPVSTPSYQGSHSEGYWAAVRTLVKHYETAGPKHESINVIVPHISPADLREVKRLLGQMGVQYTLLPDYSMTLDRPYGGRYQKIPPGGTRTADIARMGGAKATIQFGLTCPDELSPGLLLQQEHGVPLINLPLPIGLENTDRFIDALRELGGRAVPEELELERGWLLDAMADSHKYNAEGRPVVFGEPELAYAFTSVLAENGAPPVVIASGTKTDKLSALLVPLLSGADERPVVLGEADFATVDAAAALAEANIAVGHSGGKFLTERRGMPLVRMGYPINDRVGGQRIRSAGYTGSLEFLDRFTNALLEAKYSSYRRKKKEELFRKGGK; this is translated from the coding sequence ATGAGCACGGAAGCGGCGGGACCGCAGGTCCGTCAGGTCAACGAGAACCAGTGCAACATGTGCATGCCTCTCGGAGGAGTGCTCGCCTTCAAGGGCATCGAGAACGCCATGGTGCTGGTGCACGGCTCCCAGGGCTGCAGCACCTACATGCGCCTCACCAACGTGGAGCACTTCAACGAGCCGATGGACATCGCGTCTTCCTCGCTGAACGAGAAGCAGACCATCTACGGCGGGGAAGCGAACCTCCGGAAAGCGATCGACAACGTCATCCGCGTCTACCGCCCCAAGGTCCTGGGCATCGTGACCACCTGTTTGGCGGAAACGATCGGGGAGGACGTTCCGGCCATGGCCGAGCGGTACATCGGGGACCGAGGGACCGAGGACCTGGAGATCATCCCGGTGTCCACGCCGAGCTACCAGGGCAGCCATTCGGAGGGATACTGGGCCGCGGTGCGGACGCTGGTGAAGCACTACGAGACGGCGGGGCCGAAGCACGAGAGCATCAACGTCATCGTGCCGCACATCAGCCCGGCGGACCTGCGCGAGGTCAAGCGTCTCCTTGGCCAGATGGGGGTGCAGTACACCCTCCTTCCCGATTATTCCATGACCCTGGACCGCCCCTACGGCGGCCGCTACCAGAAGATACCTCCGGGTGGGACGAGGACGGCCGACATCGCCCGCATGGGAGGAGCGAAGGCCACCATCCAGTTCGGGCTGACCTGCCCTGACGAGCTGTCGCCGGGGCTATTGCTGCAGCAGGAGCACGGTGTTCCGCTGATCAACCTTCCTCTCCCCATCGGCCTGGAGAACACCGACCGGTTCATCGACGCGCTGAGGGAACTTGGCGGAAGGGCCGTCCCGGAGGAGCTGGAACTTGAGAGGGGCTGGCTCCTCGATGCCATGGCCGATTCGCACAAGTACAACGCGGAGGGCCGTCCGGTGGTGTTCGGCGAGCCCGAGCTCGCGTACGCCTTCACCTCCGTGCTGGCTGAGAACGGGGCCCCGCCGGTGGTCATCGCCAGCGGCACCAAGACGGACAAGCTCTCCGCCCTGCTGGTGCCGCTGCTGTCCGGGGCGGATGAGCGCCCGGTCGTTCTGGGAGAGGCGGACTTCGCCACCGTCGACGCGGCGGCCGCACTGGCCGAGGCGAACATAGCTGTCGGGCACTCCGGCGGCAAGTTCCTCACCGAGAGGCGGGGCATGCCCCTCGTCAGGATGGGGTATCCCATCAACGACCGGGTGGGAGGGCAGCGCATCAGGTCCGCCGGCTATACCGGGAGCTTGGAGTTCTTGGACCGGTTCACCAACGCGCTGCTGGAAGCGAAGTACAGCTCATATCGCAGGAAGAAGAAGGAAGAACTATTCCGGAAAGGAGGGAAGTGA
- a CDS encoding (2Fe-2S) ferredoxin domain-containing protein — protein sequence MQRPKRHIFVCTSSRPTGQQKGFCHSKAGVEVLAKFNEEVQERELDGEVLVSNTGCFGICEKGPIVIVYPDNVWYGAVSPGDVEAIMDEHIEGNKPVGKLVIK from the coding sequence ATGCAGAGACCAAAGCGCCACATATTCGTATGCACCAGCTCGAGACCGACCGGACAGCAGAAAGGCTTCTGCCACTCTAAGGCAGGGGTGGAGGTGTTGGCCAAGTTCAACGAGGAGGTCCAGGAGCGCGAGCTCGATGGGGAGGTGTTGGTGTCCAACACCGGCTGCTTCGGCATCTGCGAGAAGGGCCCCATCGTCATCGTGTATCCTGACAACGTCTGGTACGGTGCCGTTTCCCCTGGCGATGTCGAAGCCATCATGGACGAGCACATCGAGGGCAACAAGCCAGTGGGCAAGCTCGTGATAAAGTGA
- the nifH gene encoding nitrogenase iron protein, giving the protein MRQVAIYGKGGIGKSTTTQNTVAALAAAGKHVMVVGCDPKADSTRLLLHGLAQKTVLDTLRDEGDDIDLDDILKPGFGNTKCVESGGPEPGVGCAGRGIITSINLLEQLGAYTPDLDYVFYDVLGDVVCGGFAMPIREGKAEEIYIVASGELMALYAANNISKGIQKYASNGKVRLGGIICNSRKVDNELELLEAFAAELGSQLIHFVPRDNMVQRAEINKKTVIDFDDTANQAQEYKKLAKAIDDNQMFVIPKPMKQDRLEELMMAHGILDAL; this is encoded by the coding sequence ATGAGGCAAGTAGCGATCTACGGAAAAGGTGGCATAGGCAAGTCTACGACCACCCAGAACACCGTGGCAGCCCTGGCCGCGGCCGGGAAGCACGTCATGGTGGTCGGCTGCGACCCCAAGGCGGATTCCACCCGGCTGCTCCTGCACGGCCTGGCCCAGAAGACCGTCCTGGACACCCTGAGGGACGAGGGTGACGACATAGATCTGGACGACATACTGAAGCCCGGCTTCGGCAACACCAAGTGCGTGGAGTCCGGCGGTCCCGAGCCCGGGGTTGGCTGCGCCGGCAGGGGTATAATCACCTCCATCAACCTGCTGGAGCAGCTGGGCGCCTACACCCCTGACCTTGACTATGTCTTCTACGACGTCCTCGGCGATGTGGTGTGCGGCGGGTTCGCCATGCCCATCCGGGAGGGGAAGGCCGAGGAGATCTACATCGTCGCGTCCGGCGAGCTCATGGCCCTGTACGCCGCCAACAACATCTCCAAGGGCATCCAGAAGTACGCTTCGAACGGCAAGGTCCGGCTCGGCGGCATCATCTGCAACAGCCGCAAGGTCGACAACGAGCTTGAGCTCCTGGAGGCGTTCGCCGCCGAGCTCGGCTCCCAGCTCATCCACTTCGTCCCCCGGGACAACATGGTGCAGCGGGCCGAGATCAACAAGAAGACGGTCATCGACTTCGACGATACGGCGAACCAGGCCCAGGAGTACAAGAAGCTGGCCAAGGCCATTGACGATAATCAGATGTTCGTCATCCCCAAGCCCATGAAGCAGGACCGCCTGGAAGAGCTGATGATGGCGCACGGTATCCTGGACGCCCTCTGA
- a CDS encoding Fe-only nitrogenase accessory AnfO family protein, whose amino-acid sequence MQIATVVGEDGITSALNSGGTVTVYKRSEGQWAEDRSTAFSLEGSKGLVEMRSRMGELVKFLGPCKILVAKSASGVPYFELEKAGFTVWEIPGAPESFLEQVWSEEEKAEAERAAPPPPIEPMPTPVEESPGNYAINIRDIQKCRPELSSKKVLQQFIRKGQFRTLVIVCDHVPPWIEMERSTVGFTMEAAREGKGPCVLKLTRSI is encoded by the coding sequence ATGCAGATAGCGACGGTGGTGGGGGAGGACGGCATCACATCCGCCCTCAACTCAGGCGGGACGGTGACCGTGTACAAGCGGTCAGAGGGACAGTGGGCAGAGGACCGCAGCACCGCGTTCTCCCTGGAAGGGAGCAAGGGGCTGGTGGAGATGCGCTCAAGGATGGGCGAGCTCGTCAAATTCCTCGGACCATGCAAGATCCTGGTGGCTAAGTCCGCGAGCGGGGTCCCGTACTTCGAGCTGGAGAAGGCCGGCTTCACGGTGTGGGAGATACCCGGCGCGCCGGAGAGCTTCCTGGAGCAGGTGTGGAGCGAAGAGGAGAAGGCCGAAGCGGAACGCGCCGCGCCGCCCCCGCCGATCGAGCCGATGCCCACGCCGGTGGAGGAGAGCCCCGGGAACTACGCGATCAACATCAGGGACATCCAGAAGTGCCGCCCCGAGCTGAGCAGCAAGAAGGTCCTCCAGCAGTTCATCCGCAAGGGGCAGTTCAGGACGCTGGTGATTGTCTGCGACCACGTGCCTCCCTGGATCGAGATGGAACGGTCGACCGTGGGCTTCACCATGGAAGCGGCCCGTGAGGGCAAGGGTCCCTGCGTGCTCAAGCTGACAAGATCAATCTGA
- a CDS encoding P-II family nitrogen regulator, producing MLLIRAIVRPEKKDAVLAALLEEGFPAATIVDVVGRGKQKGIKVGNVVYDEIPKTLVLLVIHDEEKKAVIDTILGTAKSGESGMFGDGKIFVSPIEEVYTISRGGKGL from the coding sequence ATGTTGCTCATACGCGCAATAGTGCGCCCGGAGAAGAAGGACGCCGTATTGGCGGCCCTGCTGGAAGAAGGATTCCCGGCGGCCACCATAGTCGACGTGGTGGGGCGCGGCAAGCAGAAGGGCATCAAGGTCGGGAACGTCGTCTACGACGAGATCCCCAAGACCCTGGTGCTGCTGGTCATCCACGACGAGGAGAAGAAGGCCGTGATCGACACCATCCTCGGGACCGCCAAGTCCGGCGAGTCCGGCATGTTCGGCGACGGCAAGATCTTCGTCAGCCCCATCGAGGAGGTCTACACCATCTCCCGCGGCGGCAAGGGCCTCTGA
- the nifD gene encoding nitrogenase molybdenum-iron protein alpha chain, with the protein MTVSEVQLEEMLSSYPDKVKKNRKKHIVVKKGEMEAQQIEANARTIPGILTQRGCCFAGCKGVVLGPIKDMVHIVHGPVGCAYYSWGTRRNKARADESTPRDKIYSTLCFTTDMQESDIVFGGEKKLAAMIDEVVEMFHPRAITISATCPVGLIGDDINAVAKEAQKRHGIQVLAFSCEGYKGVSQSGGHHIANNGLMQHVVGKDPKKKQGKHVINVLGEYNIGGDGWELERILKDVGYTLNSTLSGDSSYEDIKKLHTVDLNLVQCHRSINYIAEMMETKYGIPWLKVNFIGVDATAESLRNMAQVFQDEALVQRTEEVIEREVARITPALEQYRKLCEGKTAFCLVGGSRAHHYQYLLRNLGMDVVVAGYEFAHRDDYEGREVIPSLVPDADGKNIPELHLEPDKELYKEAHVRLNMSKEKYDELCKKVPLSYYEGMYKCMRDGQVLIDDFNHHEVEDLIRILKPDLFFSGVRDKYIVHKLGVPAKQMHSYDYSGPYAGFNGALVFAREVANAMNAPAWKLIGAPWEEGTEAIRSE; encoded by the coding sequence ATGACAGTCAGCGAGGTCCAGCTCGAGGAGATGCTCTCCTCGTACCCGGACAAGGTCAAGAAGAACCGCAAGAAGCACATAGTGGTCAAGAAGGGCGAGATGGAGGCCCAGCAGATAGAGGCGAACGCCCGCACCATCCCCGGCATCCTGACCCAGCGCGGCTGCTGCTTCGCGGGGTGCAAGGGCGTGGTGCTGGGGCCGATAAAGGACATGGTCCACATCGTCCACGGCCCGGTGGGGTGCGCCTACTACAGCTGGGGCACCCGGAGGAACAAGGCCCGCGCGGACGAGAGCACTCCCCGGGACAAGATCTATTCCACCCTGTGCTTCACCACCGACATGCAGGAGAGCGACATCGTGTTCGGCGGGGAGAAGAAGCTCGCCGCCATGATCGACGAGGTCGTGGAGATGTTCCACCCCCGCGCCATCACCATCAGCGCCACCTGCCCGGTCGGCCTGATCGGGGACGACATCAACGCGGTGGCCAAGGAGGCCCAGAAGCGCCACGGCATACAGGTGCTCGCGTTCAGCTGCGAAGGCTACAAGGGCGTCAGCCAGTCCGGCGGCCACCACATCGCCAACAACGGGCTCATGCAGCACGTGGTGGGCAAGGACCCGAAGAAGAAGCAAGGCAAGCACGTCATCAACGTGCTCGGCGAGTACAACATCGGCGGCGACGGCTGGGAGCTGGAACGCATCCTGAAGGATGTAGGGTACACGCTCAACAGCACGCTGTCCGGCGACAGCAGCTACGAGGACATCAAGAAGCTGCACACCGTGGACCTGAACCTGGTCCAGTGCCACCGGTCCATCAACTACATCGCCGAGATGATGGAGACCAAGTACGGCATCCCCTGGCTCAAGGTCAACTTCATCGGCGTGGACGCCACCGCGGAATCGCTGCGCAACATGGCCCAGGTCTTCCAGGACGAGGCCCTGGTCCAGCGCACCGAGGAGGTCATCGAGCGCGAGGTCGCCCGCATCACCCCCGCCCTGGAGCAGTACCGCAAGCTGTGCGAGGGCAAGACCGCCTTCTGCCTGGTCGGCGGCTCCCGGGCCCACCACTACCAGTACCTGCTGCGCAACCTGGGCATGGATGTGGTGGTGGCCGGCTACGAGTTCGCCCACCGCGACGACTACGAGGGCAGGGAGGTCATCCCCAGCCTGGTGCCGGACGCCGACGGGAAGAACATCCCCGAGCTGCACCTGGAGCCGGACAAGGAGCTGTACAAGGAAGCGCACGTCCGCCTCAACATGTCCAAGGAGAAGTACGACGAGCTGTGCAAGAAGGTCCCCCTCAGCTACTATGAGGGGATGTACAAGTGCATGAGGGACGGGCAGGTGCTGATCGACGACTTCAACCACCACGAGGTGGAGGACCTCATCAGGATACTGAAGCCGGACCTGTTCTTCTCGGGCGTCAGGGACAAGTACATCGTCCACAAGCTGGGCGTCCCCGCGAAGCAGATGCACTCCTACGATTACAGCGGCCCCTATGCCGGGTTCAACGGCGCCCTGGTCTTCGCCAGGGAGGTGGCCAATGCCATGAACGCCCCCGCGTGGAAGCTCATCGGGGCGCCATGGGAAGAGGGGACCGAAGCGATCAGGAGCGAATGA
- a CDS encoding P-II family nitrogen regulator: MKEIMAIIRMNMTGATKKALVEAGVAGFTAVKVLGRGMPQADPEAIEESKKKMLAMAPDDVIDPTELDRQVSSLLDGTRPFPRRLFTILAHDEDVPRIVEAITKVNKSDSHGGDGIILVLPISDAVRVRTGESGEAAIW; encoded by the coding sequence ATGAAAGAGATCATGGCGATCATAAGGATGAACATGACCGGCGCCACCAAGAAGGCGCTGGTGGAGGCGGGCGTGGCCGGCTTCACCGCGGTCAAGGTGCTGGGCAGGGGCATGCCCCAGGCCGATCCCGAAGCGATCGAGGAATCCAAGAAGAAGATGCTGGCCATGGCCCCCGATGACGTGATCGATCCGACGGAGCTCGACAGGCAGGTCTCCAGCCTGCTGGACGGCACCAGGCCCTTCCCCCGGCGCCTCTTCACCATCCTGGCCCACGACGAGGACGTGCCCCGCATCGTGGAAGCGATAACCAAAGTGAACAAGAGCGACAGCCACGGAGGGGACGGGATCATACTCGTCCTGCCCATAAGCGATGCTGTCAGGGTGCGCACCGGCGAGTCCGGGGAAGCGGCCATATGGTAG
- a CDS encoding thiamine pyrophosphate-dependent enzyme gives MSGRMRNMKDVPREDVLTHGHGACPGCGYAATAKNIAKMLGPNTTVYVPASCLVVFGALYPQSAWKIPYFFTAFENTGAVLSGIKAAQRRRGIDSTVVGMAGDGGTFDIGLQALSGAAERNEDVIYVCLDNEAYMNTGIQRSSATPFGAWTTTTPVGSKIRGNRRDKKDIAAIVAQHDVPYVATLSIAHFTDFVQKVQKAKEMKGFRFLHCLTPCIPGWRIESSKGVSIDRLAVETGMWTLYEVVNGRPKVTYKPKEMLPVTEYLKLQGRFKHMTQADIQELQGWLCRKWLAHYGEELEAPPCRLIEREPEIAHDGDPLFGI, from the coding sequence ATGAGCGGGAGGATGAGGAACATGAAGGACGTGCCCAGGGAGGACGTCCTCACCCACGGCCACGGGGCCTGCCCGGGCTGCGGGTACGCCGCTACCGCCAAGAACATCGCCAAGATGCTCGGCCCCAATACCACGGTGTACGTGCCGGCGTCCTGCCTGGTGGTGTTCGGGGCGCTGTACCCCCAGTCGGCCTGGAAGATACCGTACTTCTTCACCGCCTTCGAGAACACCGGGGCGGTGCTCAGCGGCATCAAGGCCGCGCAGCGGAGGAGGGGCATAGACTCCACCGTGGTGGGGATGGCCGGCGACGGCGGTACCTTCGACATCGGGCTGCAGGCCCTCTCGGGGGCGGCGGAGCGCAACGAGGACGTGATATACGTCTGCCTGGACAACGAGGCCTACATGAACACCGGCATCCAGAGGAGCAGCGCCACCCCCTTCGGGGCGTGGACCACCACCACGCCGGTGGGCTCCAAGATCAGGGGGAACCGGCGGGACAAGAAGGACATCGCCGCCATCGTGGCCCAGCACGACGTGCCGTACGTGGCGACCCTGTCGATCGCGCACTTCACCGACTTCGTCCAGAAGGTCCAGAAGGCCAAGGAGATGAAGGGCTTCCGGTTCCTTCATTGCCTCACCCCGTGCATCCCGGGGTGGAGGATCGAGAGCTCCAAGGGAGTGAGCATCGACCGGCTGGCGGTCGAAACGGGCATGTGGACGCTCTACGAGGTGGTGAACGGCCGGCCGAAGGTCACCTACAAGCCCAAGGAGATGCTGCCGGTGACCGAATATCTGAAGCTCCAGGGGCGGTTCAAGCACATGACCCAGGCGGACATCCAGGAGCTCCAAGGATGGCTGTGCAGGAAGTGGCTCGCGCACTACGGGGAAGAGCTGGAGGCCCCGCCCTGCCGGCTGATCGAGAGGGAGCCGGAGATCGCCCACGACGGCGACCCCCTGTTTGGCATCTGA
- the modA gene encoding molybdate ABC transporter substrate-binding protein: MEKNRKTLLAVAAIVVAVAVIVAAVSLSQSEPAGGEEKELAIYAAASLTASFTELGKAYEDAHPGTKVNLEFDGSGNLRGKIMNGAAVDVFASADQNNMGQLSAANMMDGSTIQTFAKNKVVIIVPTSNPGNIHGLADLTKDGLQIVIGNKTGVPVGGYTDQILDKISADTANYSASYKADVLDNVASYTTNVNQIVAAVATGNADAGFVYSTDASTAIASGSQLTVIEIPDQYNVVATYPIGVLADSHLPDDAQAFVDFVLSTEGQNILASYGFVKV; this comes from the coding sequence ATGGAAAAGAACAGGAAGACCCTACTGGCCGTTGCCGCGATCGTCGTGGCGGTGGCCGTCATCGTGGCCGCGGTTTCGTTGAGCCAGTCCGAACCCGCAGGTGGAGAGGAGAAGGAGCTGGCGATCTACGCGGCCGCTTCCCTGACCGCGTCATTCACCGAGCTGGGGAAGGCCTACGAGGACGCTCATCCTGGGACGAAGGTCAACCTCGAGTTCGACGGCTCGGGCAATCTCAGGGGAAAGATCATGAACGGTGCCGCCGTGGACGTGTTCGCGTCGGCCGACCAGAACAATATGGGCCAGCTTTCCGCGGCCAACATGATGGACGGCTCCACGATCCAGACGTTCGCCAAGAACAAGGTGGTCATCATCGTGCCCACCAGCAACCCTGGCAACATCCACGGCCTGGCGGACCTGACCAAGGACGGCCTCCAGATCGTCATCGGCAACAAGACCGGCGTCCCTGTCGGCGGATATACCGATCAGATACTGGACAAGATCAGCGCGGACACCGCGAACTACTCGGCGAGCTACAAGGCTGACGTGCTGGACAACGTGGCCTCCTATACCACGAACGTCAACCAGATCGTCGCCGCGGTCGCGACCGGGAACGCCGACGCGGGGTTCGTGTACTCCACCGACGCATCCACCGCCATCGCCAGCGGATCGCAGCTCACCGTGATCGAGATACCGGACCAGTACAACGTGGTCGCGACCTATCCAATCGGAGTGCTCGCCGACTCCCACCTGCCCGATGATGCCCAGGCGTTCGTTGACTTCGTGCTGTCCACGGAAGGGCAGAACATCCTGGCGAGCTACGGGTTCGTGAAGGTCTGA
- a CDS encoding nitrogenase component 1 gives MHECIPKGEVVHTTGKINPAKTCQPIGAMYAALGIHSCLPHSHGSQGCCAYHRMHLSRHFRDPVLATSSSFTEGTSVFGGAANLKTSIKNVFSIYDPEIMAVHTTCLSETIGDDLNTIIKDAEVPDGKVVIHANTPSYKGSHVTGFSNMCKAMVSYLAASDGRPKKERVNILPGFVNPGDMREVKRIVREMGIDMIMFPDTSGVMDSPLTTKYEMYPRGGTTVAQIRDSGNSKMTLALGAWSSNDAGAELQQKCGVPCTPLKVPIGLKATDDLIMALKNGFGTKVPDSLTEERGQVVDTLVDTHYHYYGKTVAAFGDPDSVMPLVEFLLTMGMVPKYVLTGTPGSQFEAEVSKMLDDAGVKDYHVKAEGDLFELEQWIGESPVDLLIGTSYGKYISRAEDIPLVRFGFPVIDRAVHPLMPVVGYKGAMRLIEQISNAMLERRDRDALDEDYELVL, from the coding sequence ATGCACGAGTGTATACCCAAAGGCGAGGTGGTCCACACCACCGGCAAGATCAACCCCGCCAAGACGTGCCAGCCCATCGGGGCGATGTACGCGGCGCTGGGCATCCACAGCTGCCTTCCCCACAGCCACGGCTCCCAGGGGTGCTGCGCTTACCACCGCATGCACCTGTCCCGGCACTTCCGCGACCCGGTCCTGGCGACCTCCAGCTCGTTCACCGAGGGCACCTCGGTGTTCGGCGGGGCGGCCAACCTGAAGACGTCCATCAAGAACGTCTTCTCCATCTACGACCCCGAGATAATGGCGGTTCACACCACCTGCCTCAGCGAGACCATCGGCGACGACCTCAACACCATCATCAAGGACGCCGAGGTGCCGGACGGGAAGGTGGTGATCCACGCCAACACCCCCAGCTACAAGGGCTCCCATGTCACCGGGTTCAGCAACATGTGCAAGGCCATGGTGTCATACCTCGCCGCCAGCGACGGGCGGCCCAAGAAGGAGAGGGTCAACATCCTCCCCGGCTTCGTCAACCCCGGCGACATGCGCGAGGTCAAGAGGATCGTCAGGGAGATGGGCATCGACATGATCATGTTCCCCGACACCTCCGGCGTCATGGACTCCCCCCTCACCACCAAATACGAGATGTACCCCCGCGGCGGGACCACCGTGGCGCAGATCCGCGACTCCGGCAACTCCAAGATGACCCTGGCCCTCGGCGCCTGGTCGTCCAACGACGCGGGCGCGGAGCTGCAGCAGAAGTGCGGCGTGCCCTGCACGCCGCTCAAGGTTCCGATCGGCCTCAAGGCCACCGACGACCTCATCATGGCCCTGAAGAACGGCTTCGGGACCAAGGTCCCCGACTCCCTTACCGAGGAGCGGGGGCAGGTCGTGGACACCCTCGTGGACACCCACTACCATTACTACGGCAAGACGGTGGCGGCGTTCGGCGACCCTGACTCCGTGATGCCACTGGTCGAGTTCCTGCTGACCATGGGCATGGTGCCCAAGTACGTCCTCACCGGCACCCCCGGCTCGCAGTTCGAGGCAGAGGTCAGCAAGATGCTCGACGACGCCGGCGTCAAGGACTACCATGTCAAGGCGGAAGGCGACCTCTTCGAGCTGGAGCAGTGGATCGGGGAGTCCCCCGTGGACCTGCTAATCGGGACCTCGTACGGCAAGTACATCTCGCGGGCCGAGGATATCCCCCTGGTCCGCTTCGGGTTCCCGGTCATCGACCGCGCCGTGCATCCCCTGATGCCCGTGGTCGGGTACAAGGGCGCCATGCGCCTGATCGAGCAGATCAGCAACGCCATGCTGGAGCGCCGCGACCGCGACGCCCTGGACGAGGACTACGAGCTGGTGCTGTGA